A genomic window from Quercus lobata isolate SW786 chromosome 10, ValleyOak3.0 Primary Assembly, whole genome shotgun sequence includes:
- the LOC115963680 gene encoding peroxisome biogenesis protein 3-1, with amino-acid sequence MLSTLRDFWRRHRRKAFVTVGVLGSGYFLYKLYDAHRHKLAELERELADEREGERFIKAQMQAHFENIQRIADTTTLPHAMHHLSSRIAEELDLSQLLERLQNAKNQPNSLTHSEKIELWDRLKIISFTRMVLSLWAMTMLSLYIRVQVNILGRHLYIDTARGFESSYFLENADMIDRDDEQKFLASADFLSNYGLPALMSDMQAAATEILKGKQLKDFFNSTVLHETIRQILDRFMNIGSPHHWVSYIMPEDARFDRLATASSSDSKILSDVTKFEELMVETGAVLTSAEFGSVVDISLKAVLDALVEDMGTQSGGSLASGMPLAKLLSLVTQMGPLLLYEPSKNRFIQIIQSDPEVEIFFSLLYANMPPS; translated from the exons ATGCTTTCCACGTTAAG GGATTTTTGGAGAAGGCACAGGAGGAAGGCTTTTGTTACAGTTGGAGTTTTAGGAAGTGGGTATTTCTTGTATAAACTGTATGATGCTCACAGGCACAAGCTTGCTGAGCTGGAGAGAGAACTCGCAGATGAGCGGGAAGGCGAAAGATTCATTAAGGCCCA AATGCAAGCCCATTTTGAGAATATTCAAAGAATAGCTGATACGACAACGTTGCCTCATGCAATGCATCATTTAAGTAGTCGGATAGCAGAAGAGTTGGACCTTTCTCAGCTTCTTGAGAGGCTCCAGAATGCGAAGAATCAACCAAACAGTTTGACGCATTCAGAGAAAATTGAACTGTGGGATAGACTCAAAATTATAA GTTTTACAAGGATGGTGTTGTCCCTTTGGGCAATGACAATGCTGAGCTTATACATTAGAGTTCAGGTCAACATATTGGGGAGACATTTATATATTGATACTGCACGTGGTTTTGAAAGCTCCTATTTCCTT GAGAATGCTGATATGATTGACCGAGATGATGAGCAAAAGTTTCTGGCTAGTGCTGATTTTCTCTCGAACTATGGTCTGCCTGCCTTGATGTCAGATATGCAAGCAGCAGCAACAGAAATTCTCAAGGG AAAGCAGTTGAAGGATTTCTTCAACTCTACAGTACTTCATGAAACTATCAGGCAGATACTTGACAGGTTCATGAACATTGGAAGCCCCCATCACTGGGTAAGCTACATCATGCCTGAGGATGCTAGATTCGACAGACTAGCCACAGCTTCCAGCAGTGACAGCAAAATTCTTTCTGATGTTACTAAATTTGAGGAACTTATGGTGGAGACGGGGGCAGTATTGACAAG TGCGGAATTTGGGAGTGTAGTTGATATATCATTAAAGGCAGTGCTGGATGCTCTAGTAGAGGATATGGGGACTCAGTCTGGAGGCAGTCTAGCATCAGGGATGCCACTGGCCAAGCTTCTGTCACTAGTTACGCAAATGGGTCCCTTGCTTCTCTACGAGCCTAGTAAAAACCGGTTCATCCAAATTATTCAAAGCGATCCGGAAGTTGaaatctttttctctcttctttatgCAAACATGCCTCCCTCATAG